A window of Halomonas sp. GFAJ-1 contains these coding sequences:
- a CDS encoding Crp/Fnr family transcriptional regulator — protein MDKVTADEYKWPGDENKGARLAGLGGDNLNIRLEKVLSLYGPLNEESIEALSRVYKRDVELKKNQKVFSLCNEKSDLFLVKEGWVSLAHAAIKRGQDICNIFMPGDIIGLRESFFDNHDVAMLALTNCKLERFSVSDLHQLFRERDEVREAATSYVLVNDNISIERLRSCTHHRSEERVAHFLLEVYERFKFKGLLTSNVFSFPVTQNVVGELLGMTSVHVSRCMTALEQKKLIRKTRSSIKIIQPEEMAKITDFDKAFVYGHVCLH, from the coding sequence ATGGATAAAGTAACAGCAGATGAGTATAAGTGGCCAGGTGATGAAAATAAAGGTGCCAGGTTAGCAGGCTTAGGTGGCGACAATTTAAATATTCGTTTAGAGAAAGTTCTTAGCCTTTACGGCCCCCTTAATGAAGAGTCCATAGAAGCCCTGTCCCGCGTGTATAAAAGAGACGTGGAGCTAAAAAAGAACCAGAAGGTTTTTTCGTTATGTAATGAAAAGTCAGATCTTTTTTTAGTAAAAGAGGGCTGGGTTAGCTTGGCGCATGCTGCAATTAAAAGAGGTCAAGATATATGTAATATATTTATGCCCGGCGACATTATTGGGCTGCGTGAGAGTTTTTTTGATAATCATGATGTCGCGATGTTGGCATTAACTAACTGTAAGTTAGAAAGGTTTTCTGTGAGTGACTTGCATCAGCTTTTTAGGGAGCGTGATGAAGTGAGGGAAGCTGCTACCTCTTATGTGCTTGTGAATGACAATATTTCAATCGAACGGCTTAGAAGCTGCACACATCACCGGTCAGAAGAGCGCGTAGCGCATTTTTTACTTGAAGTTTATGAAAGGTTTAAATTTAAAGGGTTGTTAACCAGTAATGTTTTTTCATTTCCCGTGACGCAAAATGTAGTGGGGGAGCTTCTTGGAATGACCAGTGTTCACGTTAGCCGCTGTATGACAGCGCTGGAGCAGAAAAAACTCATTCGTAAAACGCGCAGTAGCATCAAGATAATACAGCCCGAGGAGATGGCAAAAATTACAGATTTTGATAAGGCGTTTGTTTATGGGCATGTGTGTTTGCATTAA
- a CDS encoding oxidative damage protection protein: protein MSQMVFCRKYQKELPALPFPPLPGKQGQEIQATVSKQAWEEWQALQTRLINEKHLNMLEPEARAYLMDQMQRYLDNETTDQAEGYVPPTQA from the coding sequence ATGAGCCAGATGGTTTTCTGCCGCAAGTACCAAAAAGAGCTGCCCGCGCTCCCATTTCCACCGCTACCAGGTAAGCAGGGCCAAGAGATCCAGGCCACGGTTTCCAAACAAGCGTGGGAAGAGTGGCAGGCGCTACAGACGCGCCTAATCAATGAAAAGCACTTAAATATGTTGGAACCCGAGGCGCGCGCCTACCTGATGGACCAAATGCAGCGCTACCTGGATAACGAAACAACCGACCAAGCAGAAGGCTACGTGCCACCCACGCAAGCCTGA